TCAGGTCGGCGCGCAGCCCCGCCTCCAGCCGCCCGCGGTCGGACAGTCCCGAGGCGGCGGCCGGATTGGCCGTCACCGTCGCCATGGCGCGCGGCAGGTCGTCCCAGATCCGCGCCAGGATCAGCGCCCCGGCAAGCAGGGCCGAGGGCACGTAATCCGAGCTGAGAATATCCAGATGCCCGCTGCGCGCCAGTTCGGCCGCCGAGACATTGCCGGAATGGCTGCCGCCCCGGATCAGGTTCGGCGCGCCCATCATCACCATGAGGCCATGGGCGTGGCAGGCGGCCGCGGCCTCGGGCGTGGTGGGGAATTCCGCCAGCCGCACGCCACGGCTGGCCGAGGTCGCGACATGCTCGGCTGTGGTGTCGTCATGGCTGGCCAGCACCGCGCCCAGCCGATGCGCGATCTGGACTGCCGCGGCTTCATGGGCGTCGCCATGGCGGGCGCGCAACGCCTTGAGCCGGGCGACATGCGCAGCGAATTCCGCATCGCCGAGCTTGTATTTGCCCTGCACGTATTGCGCCAGTTTCGAGATGTCGCGGAACTGGCGCTGGCCGGGGGTATGGTCCATCAGGCTGATGATGCCGACCCGGTCGCCGGGGCCGAATTCGTCAAGCTCGGCCAGCAGGGTCTCGGAACAGATTTCGGCGCGCAGGTGCAGGAGGTGACTGATGCGCAGGACGCCGCGCGTGCGGATCTCGGCCAGTTCATGCGCCAGCGCGCGGGCGTATTTGTCGTAATCGGCATCCGGCGCCTCGTTCGGGATCGAGCCGACGCGCATGGCGTCGAAGACCGTGGTGATGCCGCAGGCCGCCAGCTCGGCGTCATGGGCCAGGATGGCGCCGGCATGCGGCCAGTCGACGCCCGGGCGGGGCCGCATGTGGCGCTCGAGGTTGTCGGTATGCAGCTCGACCATGCCGGGGGCCAGGAAATCGCCGGCCAGGTCGATGGCACCGGGCGGGACGCCCTGGCCCGGGGTGATCGCGGCAATGGTGCCGCCCTGCAGGGTCACGGCGCCTGGCATCACGGCGTCGGGCAGGATCAGGCGGGCATTGGCAAGGATGGTGCGGGTCATGCGGACCTTCGAGGCTGCGGTCTGCAAGGGGTGGCCGATCGGCGCGGGCGGGTCAAGCCGTCGGCTGCATGGCGACGGCCTGGAGGTTGCGGGTGCGCCCTGCTGTTCGTCGGCGGACGTCGTGGGCTCGCGGTCCGGCATGTGCAAGGGTTCCCGATCAGCCGCGTGCTGGGCCTGCGAGCGGGCGGCTCGCGGGTCTGTCGGCGCGTAACGCCAAGGGCCTGACGGCCAGCACGTCTGGCGGCGGCTGGGGCTGTGATTTGCGCGAGACGCCCGGGGGCAGCGCCGCGTGCAGACGCGCTCCCGGAAGCGCTGACCCCACTGGCTCTATGCCAGCCATGGCACTTGCCGAGCCTGCCTTGTGGCAGCAAGACTTTATCCTCGCTGGGGCGACATAGCCGGAGCAACTCGGCGTAGCTATTGCTCCCCCGGTTTCATGCCCTCGGGCATTTCAGGCGCGAAGGGGAGCCTGCCACCACGCGACTGCCCGCAGTGCCGCAATGCATTGCGCGCCTTGGACTGGCCGGTCGTCGCGGCATGTCACATCGCCCGGATGCGATGGCTGCGGTCGCATTCAGCCACGGCGCCTCAGGCGGAGGCCGCGATGCCATCGGAGCCGGGCAGGGTGTCGGAAACCCTTCAGATCAACCCGCGCTGCAGCAGGATCCACACCGCCACGCCGCCCAGCACCAGCAGGCCCAGCAGCACGCTCGCCGCCGCGCTGACCGCGCCGCCCTGCAGCCGCCGGCCCTGGCCCAGCGGCCGCAGATAGCCGGTCAGTGCCCGGTGCGCATGGTCCAGCCGGGCGAAATCCACCTGCCGCGCCAGCTTCGGCTGGCCCGCCATGCGGTCGGCCTGATGCAGGAAGCGCGCCTCGCGCCGCAGCCGGCGCGGCAGCGCGCCGCCGCGCTTGCGCAGCATGTCGCCCAGTTCCGCCTGCTGGCCGCGCCGCAGGCCGCCGAAGCGGGCCGCCAGCAGGCTCGCCACCTCGTCCGCCATCGGCCGGATATCCTCGATCCCCATCGCACGTCCCTCTTTGATGCAAGGCTAGCGCCTCTGGCGCCGCTTCGCCAGTGGCGTTAGGGTGCCGCCATGATGCTGAACATGATCGAGACAGGGGTGGATTCGAGCCTGCCGCCGGTGCTTCTGGCGCATGGGCTGTTCGGATCCGGGCGCAATCTCGGCGGGCTCGCCCGTCGCTTGGCCGAGACGCGGCGGGTGATCTCGGTCGACATGCGCAATCATGGCGACAGTTTCCACGATGCCGACCACAGCTATCCGGCGCTGGCCAAGGATCTGGCCCGGGTGATCGAGGCGCATGGCGGCAAGGCCGACGTTCTGGGCCATTCCATGGGCGGCAAGGCCGCGATGATGCTGGCTCTGACCCGGCCCGAACGGGTGCGGCGGCTGGTGGTGATGGACATCGCCCCCTATGCCTATGGTCACAGCCAGACCGGCCTTGTCGATGCCATGCAGGCAGTGGACCTGAGCGGATTGCGGCTGCGCTCGGACGCCGACGCCCGGCTGGCCGCGCATGTTTCGGACCCGGGCGT
This portion of the Paracoccus sp. N5 genome encodes:
- a CDS encoding alpha-D-ribose 1-methylphosphonate 5-triphosphate diphosphatase; the protein is MTRTILANARLILPDAVMPGAVTLQGGTIAAITPGQGVPPGAIDLAGDFLAPGMVELHTDNLERHMRPRPGVDWPHAGAILAHDAELAACGITTVFDAMRVGSIPNEAPDADYDKYARALAHELAEIRTRGVLRISHLLHLRAEICSETLLAELDEFGPGDRVGIISLMDHTPGQRQFRDISKLAQYVQGKYKLGDAEFAAHVARLKALRARHGDAHEAAAVQIAHRLGAVLASHDDTTAEHVATSASRGVRLAEFPTTPEAAAACHAHGLMVMMGAPNLIRGGSHSGNVSAAELARSGHLDILSSDYVPSALLAGALILARIWDDLPRAMATVTANPAAASGLSDRGRLEAGLRADLIRFSMMDDIPVMRETWVRGRRV
- a CDS encoding alpha/beta fold hydrolase; translated protein: MMLNMIETGVDSSLPPVLLAHGLFGSGRNLGGLARRLAETRRVISVDMRNHGDSFHDADHSYPALAKDLARVIEAHGGKADVLGHSMGGKAAMMLALTRPERVRRLVVMDIAPYAYGHSQTGLVDAMQAVDLSGLRLRSDADARLAAHVSDPGVRAFLLQSLDLKTDPPRWKFNLDALREQMPLLVGWPEVAPGGFDGPALFLAGAESDYCRAPQAEAIRRHFPQAEIRVVEGAGHWLHADRPAEVAAAVEAFLA